In the genome of Amia ocellicauda isolate fAmiCal2 chromosome 3, fAmiCal2.hap1, whole genome shotgun sequence, one region contains:
- the paxbp1 gene encoding PAX3- and PAX7-binding protein 1, giving the protein MFKKAKRVNVRRRNESDDEEKDENPLPLQQQPCGPAEETCERDVGVIHPAISPANITAYTDVPHGNGLQSNAGKPREKEKEKEKEKKRSKESKDIPKASLLSFHDEEDDTEVFKVKKSNYSKKIVKQLKKEYKEDLEKTGTVKQEPSTTVDEPVTVPVTVKEEPKTEGSLPSSEQGEEEMEVDSNVDSEEDPKTSGAGAFSSTLSSLSTLRPGEIPDAAFIHAARKRRQLARELGDTLPVETESGKNRLVREDEHDASDDEDDDEKRRIVFSVREKTQRQKIAEEIGIEGSDDDALDTGGQDEELSRWEQEQIRKGISIPQVQANQPEDVNMYYQSTYESSSYSSSYGLPYTYSSVGSDASKPLKSESSVTYSAPSSDMTPITTDLVKKRLKDRLNSLRQVHSSNEKRYDKIQQELEASVSMIERLEGSSDGVADQYKFLQEMRGYVRDLLECFSEKVPVILELESAMHQLLRQRAARLVQRRQDDIKDESSEFASHSSKALMAPNLDSFGRDRGAYQEHAKQRRIAEREARRTRRRQAREQNGKRAEHREGLSSDDEETSTDITSFNLEKERILKESKKVFEDVLEDFHSLDNIKAKFEVWRRLYFKCYQDAYIGLCLPKLFNPLVRLQLIPWSPLEANCPNFEYMLWFESLLFYGCEEQSEMQKGDVDINLLPSIVERVVMPKLAVLTDQVWDPLSSSQTAQMVAFMNRLVKGYPTVLHGENRNTQELLKTIVMRTRRTLDNDVFMPLYPKNVLENRNSGPYLFFQRQFWSCVKLLGNILQWHGILSNTSLKELAVDSIVNRYILSALQNTEPGEDSIEKSQSVISCFPRQWFTCLKGQQTIPQLENFCRYLKHVASTVYRVSLGGSDVDKRNAREHIKEVVKLLGSINALDHVVAVASEHGIKDVKALLEGK; this is encoded by the exons atgtttaaaaaagcCAAAAGGGTAAACGTCAGGCGCAGAAATGAGTCAGATGACGAAGAAAAAGACGAAAACCCATTGCCACTGCAGCAGCAGCCATGCGGGCCTGCAGAGGAAACCTGCGAACGAGACGTCGGAGTCATCCATCCCGCAATCAGCCCCGCAAATATAACCGCGTACACGGATGTGCCCCATGGAAATGGACTGCAGAGCAATGCCGGCAAaccaagagagaaagagaaagagaaagagaaggagaaaaagagaAGCAAGGAAAGCAAAGACATCCCGAAAGCCAGCTTGCTTAGCTTCCATGATGAGGAAG ATGATACAGAAGTTTTCAAAGTGAAAAAATCCAACTACAGCAAGAAGATTGTGAAGCAGCTGAAAAAGGAGTATAAGGAAGACCTGGAAAAAACCGGCACAGTGAAACAGGAGCCTAGCACCACAGTAGATG AGCCGGTGACCGTACCAGTCACTGTGAAGGAGGAGCCCAAGACAGAGGGTAGCCTGCCAAGCAGCGAGCAGGGCGAGGAGGAGATGGAAGTGGACAGCAACGTAGACTCCGAGGAGGACCCAAAGACCAGTGGTGCGGGGGCTTTCTCCAGCACCCTGTCATCACTGAGCACATTAAGACCAG GTGAGATTCCCGATGCTGCATTTATTCACGCCGCCAGGAAAAGACGGCAGCTGGCCCGTGAGCTGGGAGACACCCTTCCTGTGGAGACGGAGTCTGGCAAGAACCGCCTGGTGAGGGAGGATGAGcatgatgccagcgatgacgaGGACGATGACGAGAAGAGGCGCATCGTGTTCTCTGTGAGGGAGAAGACTCAGAGACAGAAGATTGCTGAAGAAATAG GCATTGAAGGCAGTGATGACGATGCTCTGGACACCGGAGGCCAGGATGAGGAGCTGAGCCGCTGGGAGCAGGAACAGATCAGGAAAGGGATCAGTATCCCACAG GTTCAAGCCAACCAGCCGGAGGATGTGAATATGTATTACCAAAGTACATACGAATCCTCGTCCTACAGCTCATCATATGGCCTGCCCTACACCTACAGCTCTGTAGGATCAGATGCCTCGAAACCATTAAAATCCGAAAGCTCAGTAACATATTCTGCTCCTAGTAGTGACATGACTCCTATCACTACTGATCTGGTAAAGAAACGCCTTAAAGACAG GTTAAATTCACTGAGACAAGTGCACAGTAGCAATGAAAAACGCTATGACAAAATCCAGCAGGAGCTAGAGGCCTCCGTCAGCATGATAGAGAGACTGGAAGGCTCCTCCGACGGTGTTGCTGACCAGTATAAATTCTTGCAAGAAATGCGAGGGTATGTCCGAGACTTGCTTGAGTGTTTCAGTGAAAAG GTTCCGGTGATTCTTGAGCTGGAGTCTGCAATGCACCAGTTACTTAGGCAGCGGGCGGCTCGGCTGGTCCAGAGAAGACAGGATGATATTAAAGATGAATCATCGGAATTTGCAAGCCATTCAA GTAAGGCTTTAATGGCGCCAAATCTTGATTCTTTTGGTCGTGACCGTGGAGCCTATCAAGAGCATGCTAAACAGAGAAGAATCGCAGAGAGAGAAGCTAGAcg GACGCGGCGCAGACAAGCCAGAGAACAGAATGGGAAGAGAGCTGAGCATCGGGAGGGCTTATCAAGCGATGACGAGGAGACCTCCACTGACATCACCAGCTTCAACTTGGAGAAGG AACGCATTTTGAAAGAATCTAAGAAAGTGTTTGAAGATGTGCTTGAGGACTTTCATTCCTTGGACAATATCAAAGCCAAATTTGAAGTTTGGCGCAGGCTGTATTTCAAATGTTACCAGGATGCCTACATCGGGCTGTGCTTGCCCAAGCTATTTAATCCACTGGTACGACTGCAGCTCATCCCCTGGTCTCCCTTAGAG GCTAACTGCCCCAACTTTGAGTATATGCTGTGGTTCGAATCGCTGCTGTTCTATGGCTGTGAGGAGCAATCGGAAATGCAGAAGGGGGATGTCGACATCAATCTCTTGCCATCGATTGTTGAACGAGTCGTAATGCCCAAACTGGCAG TTCTGACAGACCAGGTGTGGGATCCCTTGTCCAGCAGTCAGACCGCGCAGATGGTGGCCTTCATGAATAGGCTGGTCAAGGGCTATCCCACAGTCCTGCACGGGGAAAACCGGAACACACAG gAGCTGTTAAAAACAATAGTCATGAGAACACGAAGAACATTAGACAATGATGTTTTTATGCCACTCTATCCAAAGAA TGTGCTGGAGAATAGGAACTCGGGGCCCTATTTGTTTTTCCAGCGACAGTTTTGGTCTTGTGTGAAG CTTTTGGGGAACATTCTTCAGTGGCATGGCATACTGTCTAATACAAGCCTTAAGGAGCTGGCTGTGGACAGCATTGTGAATCGTTACATCCTCTCGGCACTTCAGAACACAGAGCCTGGAGAGGACAGCATTGAGAAAAGCCAGAGT GTCATTAGTTGCTTCCCAAGACAATGGTTTACATGCCTGAAGGGGCAGCAAACAATCCCCCAGCTAGAAAACTTCTGCAGGTATCTGAAACATGTGGCCAGTACAGTGTACAGAGTGAGCCTTGGGGGATCTGATGTGGATAAACGTAATGCCAG GGAACATATTAAGGAAGTAGTTAAACTTCTGGGAAGTATTAATGCTCTGGATCATGTGGTGGCTGTGGCCAGCGAACATGGGATAAAGGACGTAAAGGCTTTACTTGAAGGCAAATGA
- the LOC136747239 gene encoding uncharacterized protein LOC136747239, with amino-acid sequence MAAAKAEAAEHLGGAAAKTEAAGHSEGSEGIIKGTGIQVGRCGGGGCGGALWQGGGRALGPKIGEGGGGGSGRALGHGSGEAEAAEHSGGAAAETEAAAAEAAAAAGHWGLASAKAEAAEHLGGVAAKTEAAGNSGGAAAEAVAGHWGLASAKVEAAAALGPGGSEGCGGAAAEAAAAAGHWGMAAAKAEAAEHSGGAAAETEAAGHSGETQGARYKA; translated from the exons ATGGCAGCGGCGAAGGCGGAGGCGGCGGAGCACTTGGGCGGGGCGGCGGCGAAGACGGAGGCGGCGGGGCACTCGG aaggaagtgaggggattataaagggaacaggaatTCAGGTTGGGAGGTGTGGCGGCGGAGGATGCGGCGGGGCACTCTGGCAGGGCGGCGGCCGGGCACTGGGGCCTAAAATCGGTGAAGGCGGAGGCGGCGGCAGCGGCCGGGCACTGGGGCATGGCAGCGGCGAAGCGGAGGCGGCGGAGCACTCGGGCGGGGCGGCGGCGGAGACGGAGGC GGCGGCGGCAGAGGCGGCGGCAGCGGCCGGGCACTGGGGCCTGGCATCGGCGAAGGCGGAGGCGGCGGAGCACTTGGGCGGGGTGGCGGCGAAGACGGAGGCGGCGGGGAACTCGG GCGGGGCGGCGGCGGAGGCGGTGGCCGGGCACTGGGGCCTGGCATCGGCGAAGGTGGAGGCGGCAGCAGCACTCGGGCCGGGTGGCAGCGAAG GATGCGGCGGGGCGGCGGCGGAGGCGGCGGCAGCGGCCGGGCACTGGGGCATGGCAGCGGCGAAGGCGGAGGCGGCGGAGCACTCGGGCGGGGCGGCGGCGGAGACGGAGGCGGCGGGGCACTCGGGCGAGACACAAGGAGCGAGATACAAGGCTTAG